In Paenibacillus guangzhouensis, a single window of DNA contains:
- a CDS encoding D-alanine--D-alanine ligase family protein, with protein sequence MNRLKVAVLFGGKSTEHQVSLQSAAAVIEHIPHDKYEVMCIGITEEGKWLHYIGGIDRIRDGSWHHHASCRPAGILTDPTRPGILLLDNDGQYEYVQLDCVFPVLHGKNGEDGTVQGLLQLSGIPYVGCDTASSAVSMDKAFTQDLVKCAGIRTTDYLYVTQTTYEAERIDQYVEQHFGYPVFVKPSNSGSSVGITKVLDAEALDRAVQYAFTFDHKVIVEKEVRGIEVGCAVYGNGELFTGVIGEIEPSRDFLDYDDKYLLGEIKQHVPARVQPELLEAVKQRGMEVYRVLGCRGLARVDFFITPGGEIIFNEINTMPGFTASSRYPAMIAAAGLSYSELIDQLIELARES encoded by the coding sequence ATGAATCGATTGAAGGTTGCTGTCCTTTTTGGCGGCAAATCCACAGAACATCAGGTGTCGCTGCAATCGGCTGCGGCAGTAATAGAACATATACCGCATGACAAATACGAAGTGATGTGCATCGGGATCACAGAGGAAGGCAAATGGCTCCATTATATCGGCGGGATTGATCGTATTCGGGATGGAAGCTGGCATCACCATGCTTCCTGCCGTCCGGCAGGTATTCTAACGGACCCGACACGGCCGGGTATTCTGTTACTGGATAATGACGGGCAGTATGAGTACGTCCAGTTGGACTGCGTGTTCCCGGTCCTGCATGGCAAGAATGGCGAAGATGGGACCGTCCAAGGTTTGCTGCAATTGTCAGGCATTCCGTACGTCGGGTGCGATACGGCATCTTCCGCCGTCTCCATGGACAAGGCCTTCACGCAAGACCTCGTGAAGTGTGCGGGCATTCGGACGACCGACTATCTCTATGTCACGCAGACAACCTATGAAGCAGAGCGAATCGATCAGTATGTAGAGCAGCACTTTGGTTATCCAGTATTCGTGAAGCCTTCAAACTCCGGTTCCTCGGTCGGCATTACGAAGGTGCTCGATGCGGAAGCCTTGGATCGTGCGGTTCAATACGCTTTTACGTTCGATCACAAAGTGATCGTGGAGAAGGAAGTCCGAGGGATCGAGGTCGGCTGCGCAGTCTACGGCAATGGTGAATTGTTCACCGGCGTGATCGGGGAGATTGAGCCGAGCCGCGATTTTCTCGACTATGACGATAAATATCTGCTCGGAGAGATCAAACAGCATGTGCCTGCCAGAGTGCAGCCCGAGTTGCTAGAAGCGGTCAAGCAGCGTGGTATGGAAGTATACCGCGTCCTAGGCTGCAGAGGTCTAGCACGTGTTGATTTCTTCATCACACCGGGAGGCGAGATTATTTTTAATGAGATTAATACGATGCCTGGCTTCACCGCATCTAGTCGTTACCCGGCCATGATCGCGGCTGCAGGCTTATCCTATAGCGAATTGATCGACCAGTTAATCGAGTTGGCAAGGGAGTCTTAG